Proteins found in one Nitrospirota bacterium genomic segment:
- the gatB gene encoding Asp-tRNA(Asn)/Glu-tRNA(Gln) amidotransferase subunit GatB: protein MKYETIIGLEVHAQMLTATKIFCGCPTAFGAGPNTQTCPVCIGMPGVLPVLNRKALEFAIRTGLATHCRISPYSRFARKNYFYPDLPKGYQISQYELPICEDGHVKIIADGKSRRIGITRIHMEEDAGKNIHEGAGNYSFVDLNRAGVPLMEIVSEPDIRSPLEAVEYMKKLRAILRYLGVCDGNMEQGSLRCDANISLRPAGQKELGVKAEIKNINSFRFVEKALDYEIKRQIKVLDSGGRILQETRLWDSARGITESMRGKEEAHDYRYFPEPDLVPITVNQQWIEEIRSALPELPDVKRARFVSFYGLSEYDTDFLISEKPLADLFEETVKLGGQPKAVSNLITGDLLRLLNAENKSIEECPLKPKQLVGILNLIENKIISWTMAKTVLDEMYRTTAENIGIAKLELPALEITADAIVKEKGLVQISDTGEIEKAVDDVIAKNPKEAERFKSGEEKLIGFFVGQVMKLMKGKANPQMVNDLLRKKLSSQP from the coding sequence ATGAAATATGAAACAATAATCGGCCTCGAAGTGCATGCGCAGATGCTCACCGCCACCAAAATCTTCTGCGGATGTCCTACTGCATTCGGCGCCGGGCCGAATACCCAGACCTGCCCTGTATGCATCGGGATGCCGGGCGTGCTTCCCGTGCTGAACAGAAAGGCGCTTGAATTCGCGATCAGGACCGGACTTGCCACACACTGCAGAATATCGCCGTACAGCAGGTTCGCGAGGAAGAATTACTTTTATCCCGACCTTCCGAAAGGATATCAGATAAGCCAGTACGAGTTGCCGATTTGTGAGGACGGGCATGTCAAAATAATCGCAGACGGGAAATCCAGGAGAATCGGCATCACGCGGATTCATATGGAAGAGGATGCAGGAAAAAACATTCATGAAGGCGCCGGCAATTACAGCTTTGTCGATCTGAACAGGGCCGGGGTTCCCCTGATGGAAATCGTGTCCGAGCCTGATATCAGGAGTCCTCTGGAAGCTGTCGAATACATGAAAAAACTCAGGGCCATCCTCAGGTACCTTGGGGTTTGCGACGGAAATATGGAGCAGGGTTCGCTGCGGTGTGACGCAAATATATCCCTCCGCCCGGCCGGTCAGAAAGAGCTGGGAGTGAAGGCAGAGATCAAGAACATCAATTCGTTCAGGTTTGTGGAAAAGGCGCTTGACTATGAAATCAAACGACAGATAAAGGTTCTGGACAGCGGCGGCAGGATCTTGCAGGAAACAAGGCTGTGGGACTCGGCGAGAGGTATCACGGAATCGATGCGCGGAAAGGAAGAAGCGCATGATTACCGGTACTTTCCCGAACCCGATCTTGTCCCTATTACGGTAAATCAGCAATGGATCGAGGAGATAAGGTCGGCCCTCCCCGAACTCCCGGATGTAAAAAGAGCGCGCTTTGTCTCATTTTATGGTCTTTCTGAATACGATACTGATTTCCTTATATCAGAAAAACCACTTGCAGATTTGTTTGAAGAGACAGTGAAACTCGGAGGTCAACCAAAAGCTGTTTCTAATTTGATAACGGGTGACCTATTAAGACTATTAAATGCAGAAAATAAATCAATTGAAGAGTGTCCTTTAAAGCCTAAACAGCTTGTTGGCATACTCAACTTAATAGAAAATAAAATAATTAGCTGGACAATGGCTAAAACTGTTTTAGATGAGATGTATAGAACAACAGCTGAAAATATAGGAATAGCTAAGTTGGAACTACCAGCATTGGAAATAACTGCAGACGCAATTGTAAAAGAAAAGGGTTTAGTACAGATAAGCGATACGGGAGAGATAGAAAAGGCGGTTGACGATGTGATTGCAAAAAATCCAAAAGAGGCAGAAAGGTTTAAGTCAGGAGAAGAAAAACTGATAGGCTTCTTTGTCGGCCAGGTGATGAAACTGATGAAAGGCAAGGCAAATCCCCAGATGGTCAACGATCTGCTCAGGAAAAAGCTTTCGTCGCAGCCTTGA
- the dnaX gene encoding DNA polymerase III subunit gamma/tau — protein MSYLVLARKWRPQVFDDLIGQEPITRVLKNSIDQGRIAHAYLFSGPRGVGKTSTARILAKALNCKDGPTSAPCGACSFCTSITDGSSVDVIEIDGASNNSVNDIRDLRERVKYVPSGGRYKVYIIDETHMLSDAAFNALLKTLEEPPPHVVFVLATTAPRKIPSTVLSRCQHLPFRRIHSSRIKERLKRIAESEGITITGPAIEMVARAADGSLRDSLTILDQIISFSSDISETEVKDLLGITDFSLLAQLSLALIEGKREEIITITGELIEKGTDIRSFTRELIQFLRNMLVVSIVRKPDEVLDLGTEEIDTIRKILATTSEDHLTLLLAELLRAEVDIRNASSSRLAFEMLLLKASFLREMTPLKEILENLNEYLQPGSGTRKPPGDPSGAKKKADAAPAPAGKEPVTRETAQAEQPGNIPLSGRDTNATATDAPCHVSLTDEIWERVVKKMDPPLASKLSMAGCSLQGSKLVLTLNGGYAVFSDSLKKNKKRIEQLVSEEIGTQVTLSIETEGKKTIRKKDLKEEAMADPVIKEVLHLFDGRIVDVGPITDGTK, from the coding sequence ATGAGCTATTTGGTCCTTGCAAGAAAATGGAGACCCCAGGTATTCGATGATCTCATTGGTCAGGAACCTATCACGCGTGTCCTGAAAAATTCCATTGATCAGGGGAGAATCGCCCATGCATACCTGTTCTCCGGACCACGGGGAGTCGGAAAGACTTCAACTGCACGGATACTCGCAAAGGCGCTGAACTGCAAGGATGGCCCGACATCTGCTCCGTGCGGCGCATGCTCGTTCTGCACCTCAATTACAGACGGCTCTTCTGTTGATGTCATCGAGATCGACGGGGCTTCAAACAACAGTGTAAATGATATACGGGATCTCAGGGAGAGGGTCAAATATGTCCCTTCCGGAGGAAGGTACAAGGTATATATTATTGACGAAACGCATATGCTGTCAGATGCAGCATTCAATGCATTGCTGAAGACCCTCGAGGAACCTCCCCCTCACGTTGTGTTCGTTCTGGCAACAACTGCGCCGCGCAAGATCCCGTCGACAGTGCTTTCCCGCTGCCAGCACCTTCCCTTCAGGAGGATACACAGCTCCCGGATTAAGGAAAGACTGAAAAGAATCGCGGAATCCGAAGGAATAACCATTACCGGTCCGGCTATCGAGATGGTCGCCCGGGCCGCAGACGGCAGTCTCAGGGATTCACTCACAATACTCGACCAGATAATCTCCTTCTCTTCAGATATCAGCGAAACAGAGGTGAAGGACCTGCTCGGCATTACTGACTTCAGTCTTCTTGCTCAGCTCTCACTGGCACTCATTGAGGGTAAAAGGGAGGAAATCATCACCATTACAGGCGAACTCATAGAAAAAGGAACCGATATCAGGTCATTTACAAGGGAACTCATCCAGTTCCTCAGGAACATGCTGGTGGTCAGCATTGTCAGGAAACCGGATGAGGTGCTGGATCTGGGCACAGAGGAAATAGACACTATCCGGAAAATTCTTGCCACGACATCCGAAGACCATCTGACCCTGCTGCTTGCCGAACTGCTGAGGGCAGAGGTTGACATCAGGAACGCCTCGTCGTCACGTCTTGCCTTCGAAATGCTGCTTTTAAAGGCAAGTTTTCTCAGGGAAATGACACCGCTCAAGGAGATACTCGAAAACCTGAATGAATATCTGCAACCCGGGTCAGGCACAAGGAAGCCGCCCGGAGATCCCTCAGGGGCAAAAAAAAAGGCTGATGCAGCTCCAGCTCCTGCCGGAAAAGAGCCGGTGACCAGGGAGACAGCGCAGGCTGAACAACCCGGGAACATCCCCTTGTCCGGCCGGGACACAAACGCAACAGCGACTGATGCGCCATGTCACGTATCCCTTACCGATGAGATATGGGAAAGGGTAGTGAAAAAAATGGATCCGCCTCTTGCCTCAAAACTTTCGATGGCAGGGTGCAGCCTTCAGGGGAGCAAACTGGTGCTTACGCTGAACGGCGGATATGCAGTTTTTTCCGATTCGCTGAAAAAAAATAAAAAACGGATCGAACAGCTTGTCTCTGAAGAAATCGGGACACAGGTCACACTGAGTATTGAAACAGAAGGCAAAAAAACCATCAGGAAAAAGGATCTCAAGGAAGAGGCGATGGCTGATCCGGTAATTAAAGAGGTCCTCCATCTTTTCGACGGCAGAATCGTTGATGTTGGACCGATAACAGACGGAACAAAATAG
- a CDS encoding YbaB/EbfC family nucleoid-associated protein, with product MSKKMLGDIMREAQKLQAKMAEMQEEAKKKTVEATAGGGMVSVVASGAGEIVSIKIEKDVVNPEDLEMLQDLVMAAVNEALRRAQEMVNSEMSKLTGGLQMPGLGNLGKLF from the coding sequence ATGTCAAAGAAAATGCTCGGCGATATCATGCGTGAGGCGCAAAAGCTTCAGGCTAAAATGGCAGAGATGCAGGAAGAGGCAAAGAAAAAAACCGTTGAGGCAACTGCCGGCGGCGGCATGGTAAGCGTGGTGGCAAGCGGGGCCGGCGAGATTGTCTCGATAAAGATTGAAAAGGACGTGGTCAATCCGGAGGATCTCGAAATGCTTCAGGATCTCGTCATGGCAGCCGTCAATGAGGCGCTGCGGCGTGCTCAGGAGATGGTGAACAGCGAGATGTCCAAACTTACGGGAGGACTGCAGATGCCCGGGCTCGGCAACCTGGGGAAACTCTTTTAG
- the gatA gene encoding Asp-tRNA(Asn)/Glu-tRNA(Gln) amidotransferase subunit GatA gives MHEACTLTITELKDLLDRKEISVPDIVASVYRRIDTVEDRVRAFVTLTREKAMETAQKAQDAIQSGALNSKQLTGIPLAIKDNMCTKGIPTTCASKILHTFVPPYESTATSRLAGEGYILIGKTNMDEFAMGSSTENSGLHVTKNPWDPERIPGGSSGGSAAAVAADECIAALGSDTGGSIRQPAALCGVVGMKPTYGRVSRYGLVAFASSLDQIGPITKNVRDSAVLMNIISGHDPCDSTSAPVPVPDFTAVLGKDIRGMKIGIPEEYFIDGMDREVEEAVREAVKQLESLGAVPVKVSLPHTGYAVATYYVLAMSEASSNLARYDGVKYGLRSEGKDLMEMYMNTRAEGFGAEVKRRIMLGTYALSSGYYDAYYRKAQQVRTRIKDDFGAVFRDVDAIVTPTTPTAAFRIGEKTSDPLQMYLSDIFTISVNLAGVPAISIPCGFTSDNLPVGLQFIGKHFDEESIIKLAFAYEQSTVWHRRKPSL, from the coding sequence ATGCATGAGGCGTGCACACTTACTATCACTGAACTGAAGGATCTGCTCGACAGGAAGGAAATATCGGTTCCCGATATTGTTGCTTCCGTCTACAGGAGAATCGATACTGTTGAAGACCGGGTCCGTGCGTTCGTTACCCTCACAAGAGAAAAAGCGATGGAAACGGCACAAAAAGCCCAGGACGCGATTCAGTCCGGGGCACTGAACAGCAAACAGCTGACAGGCATTCCCCTTGCCATCAAAGACAACATGTGTACAAAAGGCATACCAACAACATGCGCATCGAAAATACTGCATACGTTTGTCCCTCCCTACGAAAGCACGGCAACATCACGGCTTGCCGGGGAAGGGTACATCCTGATCGGGAAGACGAACATGGATGAGTTCGCGATGGGCTCATCAACAGAAAATTCCGGTCTGCATGTGACAAAGAACCCGTGGGACCCTGAGAGGATTCCGGGAGGGTCGAGCGGCGGTTCTGCGGCAGCAGTCGCAGCTGACGAATGCATCGCGGCACTCGGATCGGATACAGGTGGATCGATCAGGCAGCCTGCAGCGCTATGCGGGGTTGTCGGCATGAAACCGACCTATGGACGCGTTTCACGGTATGGTCTCGTTGCCTTTGCATCCTCACTCGACCAGATCGGCCCGATTACAAAGAATGTCAGGGATTCAGCGGTGTTAATGAACATCATCTCCGGTCATGACCCCTGTGACTCAACGTCTGCTCCCGTCCCGGTCCCGGATTTTACCGCAGTCCTCGGAAAGGATATCAGGGGAATGAAGATCGGGATACCTGAAGAATATTTTATTGACGGGATGGACAGGGAAGTTGAAGAAGCTGTCAGGGAAGCGGTAAAGCAGCTCGAATCGCTCGGGGCTGTTCCCGTGAAGGTATCATTGCCGCATACCGGATATGCCGTGGCAACGTATTACGTCCTTGCGATGTCAGAGGCTTCATCGAATCTTGCACGCTACGACGGGGTAAAATACGGTCTCCGGTCTGAAGGGAAAGACCTCATGGAGATGTACATGAATACAAGGGCAGAGGGTTTCGGCGCAGAGGTAAAAAGAAGGATAATGCTCGGCACATACGCACTGTCATCAGGATATTATGACGCCTATTACAGGAAGGCGCAGCAGGTGAGGACGCGCATAAAAGATGATTTCGGGGCTGTCTTCAGGGATGTCGATGCAATCGTGACCCCGACAACCCCTACCGCTGCATTCAGAATCGGCGAAAAGACCTCTGACCCCCTCCAGATGTACCTGTCCGACATTTTCACGATATCGGTGAATCTTGCGGGGGTACCCGCCATCTCCATTCCGTGCGGATTCACCTCAGACAATCTGCCGGTAGGGCTCCAGTTTATCGGGAAGCATTTTGACGAGGAGTCCATCATAAAGCTTGCCTTTGCCTATGAGCAGAGCACCGTCTGGCACAGGAGAAAGCCTTCCCTATGA